One genomic segment of Helianthus annuus cultivar XRQ/B chromosome 14, HanXRQr2.0-SUNRISE, whole genome shotgun sequence includes these proteins:
- the LOC110908301 gene encoding pentatricopeptide repeat-containing protein At2g01390, translated as MFSFNSPFRFLTTHKPLFSFCFNSSFLYSNPKPTINHFHALTQTKPTTSFNKSSTKQSFTTPKAYMKDTITTISNILRYSPWDSAQQHLQTLTIKWDSYTINQVLKTHPPMEKSWLFFNWASGLRNFKHDQFTYTTMMDIFGEARRISSMKFVFQQMQDKGVKVDVVTYTSMLHWLSNDGDVDGSLKLWEEMKEKGVGLTVVSYTAYMKVLFDNGRVKEATEVYKEMIRAGCAPSCVTYTVLMEHLAGCGKFNEVLDIFIKMQEAGVQPDKAACNILVENCCKAGETRVMMKILEYMKENSLVLRQPIYTKALEALKTAGESDALLKESNRHLSVHYKKLEPLVNDAVSDTLSTDKHLVLYLLTRKHFIGVDFLLKDMMEKNVFLTAEIVSSVIDTYTAHERPHGALLAYEYGKRMGIKFEKILYLSLVGLFIRTNSFPKIVDIVKEMVKRGIFLGVNQSALLIYKLGCANKPVSAAKVFDFLPDNEKNTTTYTALMAAYFASRRTCKGLEIFKKMKDAGIPVVVGTYNVLLAGLEKSGRVVEFEYYRKQKKQMQNVSFFDNQESVEEMSCNMLFGRDYAS; from the exons ATGTTTTCTTTTAATTCCCCCTTTCGATTTCTCACAACTCACAAACCCCTTTTCTCCTTTTGTTTCAATTCATCCTTCCTTTATTCAAATCCAAAACCCACCATTAATCACTTCCATGCACTCACCCAAACCAAACCCACAACAAGCTTCAACAAATCAAGCACCAAACAAAGCTTCACAACCCCTAAAGCATACATGAAAGACACAATCACAACCATATCAAACATACTCAGGTATTCCCCATGGGATTCTGCTCAACAACACCTTCAAACCCTCACCATCAAATGGGATTCTTACACAATCAATCAAGTCCTCAAAACCCACCCCCCAATGGAAAAATCTTGGCTTTTTTTCAACTGGGCATCTGGGTTGAGAAACTTCAAACATGATCAGTTTACTTACACAACAATGATGGATATTTTTGGGGAAGCAAGGAGGATTTCTTCAATGAAGTTTGTGTTTCAGCAGATGCAGGATAAAGGGGTTAAAGTTGATGTGGTTACTTATACTTCGATGTTGCATTGGCTTTCGAATGATGGGGATGTTGATGGGTCTTTGAAGTTGTGGGAGGAGATGAAGGAGAAGGGTGTTGGTCTGACTGTTGTTTCGTACACGGCGTATATGAAGGTTTTGTTTGACAATGGTCGGGTGAAGGAGGCGACTGAGGTTTATAAGGAGATGATTCGGGCTGGCTGTGCGCCGAGTTGTGTTACTTATACGGTTTTGATGGAGCATCTTGCTGGTTGTG GAAAATTCAACGAAGTCCTAGACATCTTTATCAAGATGCAAGAAGCAGGAGTACAACCTGATAAAGCTGCATGCAACATCTTAGTTGAAAATTGTTGCAAAGCAGGTGAAACACGAGTTATGATGAAGATTCTTGAATATATGAAAGAAAACTCACTTGTTCTTCGCCAACCAATATACACAAAAGCTCTTGAAGCTTTAAAAACTGCAGGGGAAAGCGATGCTCTCCTTAAGGAATCAAATCGTCATTTATCTGTACATTATAAGAAGCTGGAACCCCTAGTAAATGATGCAGTGTCTGACACGTTATCCACAGATAAACACCTCGTGTTATATCTTTTGACCAGAAAGCACTTTATTGGCGTTGACTTTTTACTAAAAGATATGATGGAAAAAAACGTCTTTTTGACCGCCGAGATTGTTTCATCAGTTATTGACACATACACTGCTCATGAAAGACCTCATGGTGCTCTTTTGGCCTATGAGTATGGTAAGAGAATGGGGATAAAATTTGAGAAAATTTTGTATCTTTCTTTGGTGGGTTTGTTTATCAGGACAAATTCTTTCCCAAAGATTGTGGATATCGTCAAAGAAATGGTAAAAAGGGGAATCTTTCTTGGAGTTAATCAAAGTGCGTTGTTGATATACAAGCTCGGATGTGCAAATAAGCCTGTTTCAGCTGCGAAAGTATTTGACTTTTTGCCTGATAATGAGAAGAACACGACAACTTACACTGCTTTAATGGCAGCCTACTTTGCTTCAAGACGTACTTGTAAAGGACTAGAGATTTttaagaaaatgaaggatgctgGGATTCCTGTTGTTGTTGGAACTTATAATGTGCTGTTGGCTGGTCTAGAAAAAAGTGGCAGAGTTGTTGAGTTTGAGTATTATAGGAAACAGAAAAAACAGATGCAGAATGTTAGTTTTtttgataatcaagaatctgtaGAAGAAATGAGTTGTAACATGTTGTTTGGTAGGGATTATGCATCTTGA